From the Ipomoea triloba cultivar NCNSP0323 chromosome 8, ASM357664v1 genome, the window ATTGCTACTTTTTGTTTTGTGGGTGGCGAGAGAAACacattattattcaaaattatgcACTAAATAAACTTCACTTTTATATAATATCATGCAAACAATATATAAGAGGTAAATCGTACTAGGAAGCGTACAATCAAACTTGTGACTTTTAGACATAAGAACCATGTTTGATCTATTCGACTTTAGCTACCCTTTTAGATATAAGAACCATGTTTGATCCACTTGATGTTGGCTACCTTTTGGAAGAGTAGATATTAAACTTGAAGTCCATGTCTTATTTTGTCACATATGAaacgtatatatatgtagaaGCTGGTTAGAAAAATTGTAGCCATCCATTACATAAAATAGAGAAGGAAACCTGTAAGTTAAATATATTTGTTGTCATACAAAATGTGAGCCTCACGTAGTTTGTGATAtttttattaagaaaattaGCGATATTATCATAATcaccatcatcattatcatcatcatcaacctcTAGTTCACAGTGTAGATATAGTAGAGGTTAAAATCAATGAgttctaaatttaattttcatgttGGCTTTCTCAATTTGAAATTATCAATTATGAACATACACCTTcaatttataagaaaattatataaattactgcattgtaatagagtcagtagtattcaaaaaaaaattatataaatagtgATCGATTTTTAGCACTGAATAAACATGTTATAGCATTATAATTGTTTCTTCTCTTTTACTTTAATGGGACAGAAtgagtaataaattaaataaagtgtaatacttaCAAAAATACTATTGGTACGTGATGGGATATGGAGAGGACAGGTAAGGAACAGAGCGGAAAATAGAAAGGGTTAGTACATGACTAGGGCTAACTAAGGAAGTTGGAGAAGGGCGCAAAGGAAGGAGTTGGCTCAACTTGGAAGGAGTTTGTTTGGATCAGACTTAGTAAAGCAAGGCGTTCTGATGCACGTTCTGAATGAGAGGGTAAGTCAATCGAAACGAGGAGGATGAGCGATTAAAGCAGGCAAACAGACAAAGTAAGGCGACTGGGTATGTAGTGATCTCAATAAGTTAAGATGGGATAGAATGGCTACGTCAACCGGCGGTCTTGTGGGTTCAGGTGGTTAAGCCAATCAAAGGTGGTATGACGAAGTGTCTGGGTCAACCAATCCGAAGGGGTCAAGTAAGCTTGACCGAGTAGCGAAAGGAGTTGCTCATAGAGCTAGAGTTAATCGAGTAGTTGAGGCAGGCGACCGGTTGAGGCTGGGAAGATTGATCTAAGCACTCAGTCGGAGGGAAAACTTGAGGATAATCAATGCGAAGTTAATAGTAATGATGAGATCAGCCATTGAGGAAGGCAGTTAGTCGCGAAAGGAGTGGAAACCAACATGAACTCCAACGATTTAGGCATTTAAAGCATTTATAGTTGTATTTAATGTATTTATGATAGGCTAGCCGTTACACTCTGCCGAGCATGTATAAAAGACCTGAGACGGCATTATAAATGGGGTTAAGCAATTTGAGTATACACGAGAGATTTGAGAGCATACAATAATGTTTCGGTAGTATTGACATGTCGACTGACTGCTTCGATGGTCACGAAACCAACAATAGTCTTAAAGATGAGAATTCATGAAATGGTCTCATGTAGGAGATTTTGGCTCATTAGAAATATCCTCTTTTGCCTCACGAAACTAGCTCAAGTTGTTAACCATATAACCTAAAACTAGACTCTAGTTATAAagtagacttttttttttttgaaaacagttaTAGAGTAGACTTTAAGTTGGACTTAAAATTCATAAATTGATCAAAAGTGATGAAAACCCTttgtacacataatatataaacatcgatgaaaattgataattaattatacgACTCGTGATTTATGTCCTCCAACAGTTAAAATTAGTCATGTGTATTGTGTAGAGCACTCTTGCCCTTCCCCGCAAGAGACGTCTGTCAGTCTGTCACGTATGTTTCAACATGTCCCTTGAGCATCACTCTATAAATCGGTGCGCTATCCTCTAAAGGTAATATCTATTGTCTCCATTCTTTTCCATTACTAGACCTTTTTGTTGCAGAACAAAAATAGAATAGCAAAAGAAAATGGatgctttttcttcttcttctttcctctcTACTCTCCCAATCTCTTTTCCTAAGAACAAATCTCCTTCACCGCCTAATCTCACTATTCTCAACGTTTCATCAGTTAGAATCGAAGAAAAAACTGTCACCACCATAAGAAAACCGACTCCTCAGCCGCCGGAGCAGACTCGaaagccgccgccgccgccgccgccgagaAAGGCCGCTGCGGTGTCTCGGAGGCCGGCGGCGGAGGTTTCATTGCCTACTCTTATATTCAACGGCTTTGATGAGTTCATAAACACTTTCATTGATCCGCCGGTGCGGCAATCCGTTGATCCGCGCCATGTTTTGTCGGCGAATTTCGCGCCGGTCGACGAGCTCCCGCCGACGGAGTGCGAGGTGGTGGAGGGGGCTCTGCCGTCGTGCCTCGACGGCGCGTACATCCGCAACGGCCCTAACCCGCAGTATCTGCCGCGTGGGCCCTACCATCTATTTGACGGCGACGGGATGCTTCACGCCGTTAGGATTTCTCAGGGGAGAGCCACGCTGTGTAGCCGTTATGTGAAGACGTATAAGTATGAGGTGGAACGGAGTATCGGTTCTCCCGTTATCCCTAACGTTTTCTCCGGTTTTAGTGGCCTAACCGCTTCCGCTGCCCGCGGAGCCCTGACCGCTGCCCGGGCACTTTCCGGGCAGTTTAACCCCGGTAACGGCATTGGCTTAGCGAATACCAGTTTGGCCCTTTTCGGCGGGAAGCTTTTCGCGCTAGGAGAATCTGATCTCCCTTACGCCGTTAAAATAACCCCCGACGGTGACGTCATCACTCTCGGCCGTCACGATTTTGACGGGAAGCTTATAATGAGCATGACGGCCCACCCGAAAATCGACCCGGAAACCCGCGAGGCTTTCGCGTTCCGTTACGGCCCAATGCCGCCGTTCCTAACATTCTTCCGAGTAAACTCTGACGGCGTCAAACAACCCGACGTCCCGATTTTCTCCATGCCGAGCCCGTCGTTTATCCACGATTTCGCCATCACCAAAAACTACGCCATTTTTTCCGACATCCAGATCGGAATGAACCCGCTGGATCTCCTCAACGGCGGCTCGCCGGTCGGGACTTCTCCCGGGAAAGTCCCGAGAGTCGGCGTGATTCCACGGTACGCCAAAGACGAGTCGGAAATGCGGTGGTTCGAGGTGCCGGGGTTCAATATCGTCCACGCCATAAACGCCTGGGAAGAAGATAACGGCAACACCATAGTAATGGTGGCTCCGAATATAATGTCCGTTGAACACACCATGGAACGCATGGATTTGGTTCACGCGGCGGTGGAGAAACTCACGATTGATCTCAAAACCGGCATGGTTTTCCGGCAACCGCTTTCCACCCGGAATCTCGATTTTGGGGTGATCAATCCGGCTTACGTCGCCAAGAAAAACAAGTACGTATTCTTATCAATCCGTGAGACTGGTGGAAActccattaatcaaatatctgacacattttataaattaatacacGTCAGACGATCTCGTACAAATTTTTACCTAATAATTTATGATTCCTCGGCTAACAACCCCAATATTTTAAAGGAAtctaacaatatatatttaataaggTTAAtagtagaatataatataaatatttgatttacgAAAAAGTCTACGTACAACTACTATATGAACGTGTGTTAAGATTAAAACTAATCTGGTTATTTATAGTTTATTGGTTCAAACTTCAAAATGAAATAGACAATAAACATTTGTTATGaagagtcaaatttaaaatattgttattactGAATTAATTGTCTAATCAATTTATTAGGGTTATCTCTCGAAGTGAAATCTTACACTTAAAgttaaatatttatactatttttagatttttatttttggcatagTGCACAACAAATTTAGGCCATACACGTAACAATCATCACCTACTGTTGCTTTACTCTCAAAGATGCCTTCCACATATATCTTTATATCTCCAATCAAACAAGGTGAAACACGATCACGATTTAATTCGAATTAAACCGATCAAATATAATAGTACAATCAAAATTGTAATTGTATTGACGGTAGATTGTAATTATATTGATGGTTTCAATTACCGTTTATAATCGGATCCGGATCCTAAAATATAGGAATTGAAGCGGTctgattttaaatttaaaaattttaatgttaaactacaccataatattgtaaaaatacaattattattatcatt encodes:
- the LOC116027424 gene encoding probable carotenoid cleavage dioxygenase 4, chloroplastic → MDAFSSSSFLSTLPISFPKNKSPSPPNLTILNVSSVRIEEKTVTTIRKPTPQPPEQTRKPPPPPPPRKAAAVSRRPAAEVSLPTLIFNGFDEFINTFIDPPVRQSVDPRHVLSANFAPVDELPPTECEVVEGALPSCLDGAYIRNGPNPQYLPRGPYHLFDGDGMLHAVRISQGRATLCSRYVKTYKYEVERSIGSPVIPNVFSGFSGLTASAARGALTAARALSGQFNPGNGIGLANTSLALFGGKLFALGESDLPYAVKITPDGDVITLGRHDFDGKLIMSMTAHPKIDPETREAFAFRYGPMPPFLTFFRVNSDGVKQPDVPIFSMPSPSFIHDFAITKNYAIFSDIQIGMNPLDLLNGGSPVGTSPGKVPRVGVIPRYAKDESEMRWFEVPGFNIVHAINAWEEDNGNTIVMVAPNIMSVEHTMERMDLVHAAVEKLTIDLKTGMVFRQPLSTRNLDFGVINPAYVAKKNKYVYAAVGDPMPKISGVVKLDVSVSEADRRDCIVGSRMYGPGCFGGEPFYVAREPDNPEAAEDDGYVVSYVHDEKSGESKFLVMDAQTPNLDIVAAVKLPARVPYGFHGLFVKESDLNNL